A window of Balearica regulorum gibbericeps isolate bBalReg1 chromosome 19, bBalReg1.pri, whole genome shotgun sequence genomic DNA:
GCATTTTGGAGCTTGCCTTATCCCTGGATTAGGcttcttttttctgcagtgcGTGTGCACGGAAAACAAGGGGCATATTTCCTGCTGTCGGACTTTACACGAGCCTGGTTTTAGGTAGAAGAGATGCAGGCTCGTCTCCTTTCTTATGTAGGGTTAGCTCCACATGGATGAAGGGTAAGAGCCCTTTCCTACGACAAGCCAGAAAGGCTGTTCCCATCCCAGAGCTGCCTTCCCACCGAGAGATGTCCCCcaccttttttctctccaggctTAGAAATATTCTGGCCTGGAACCTCACCTTGCCATTCACCATCACAACAAAGCGGATTCCATATGCTTTAATGAGCACCCGGTAGTCGATGCCCTCAGAATCCCGGTAATATTTGGCAAACCTGGAATACAACAATGCCAATTTTAACTCCATCAACTGCATCCCTCACACAAGAACCCATCTGAATTCACCTATCTCTTCGAACAGATCTATTCCCCCGATCAGAAACAGCTTTAGCTCACCACGAGCACgactccctcccctcctccgcGGAAGCAGCGTGCTTGGCTGGGGCAGTGTCTGGCATGACCTGGTACGGCTTCACTgcctaccaccaccaccagccagtcaaaccagctcagcccagctgtGGTTCTGCATCACCTTTACCTACCTGAAGTTGTAACCAGAAGAGACGGACTTTTCTGCAAACTTGTTATCCAGCCGGCTAAAAGAATAGTGAGGATTACATTCAGAAGGGGCTTTATCAAGATCACAGTTCCATTCAATCTGAATTCCTATCACACCACCCTtaacaaaagagagagacagtGTGAGTTTTTTAAGCTTAGTTCAATTAATGTGTCTTCAAATTTGTCAGATCCTTGGGCAAGTTCTCCCTGGGGACAAGAACAGCTGCATTGCTGGTCAGAGACAGGAGCACACACACTTCTGGATGGGCCAGGTTCATGCTTATGGTATTAGCCACATTACTCTATACACAACCCTAGTTTTCCCTGTGCTGGCATCCTAGGAGGAGGTTTCTCATTTCAGGACACTGATTTCATTAATTTAAGTGGCTGTAAAGCACTTCAGTGGAGAAGAGGCTCTTTTACACAGGGATGGGGTTCACAAGTGCAGAAGCCAGCACAAAGCCTCTTCTCACCCCATGCTTCCCAGGAAGCCTCAGGCTGGTTGTGTCTTGCCCCCTGGGCTACGCACACTGGGTCGCAGCCTGTTTGGTGCTGCCGCCCCAGCACTCCATGCAGAAACGTGTCCGTTCCCCGCAGGGGAAGCCTCACAGGGCGTTCTCCAAGCAGAGGAGCCCCACTGGGCTCCAGAGTTCTGGGCTCAAACCGATGGAaaccctgcagcagagcagtggtCTGGGCCACCGTGAGTAACAGACAACTGACCCAACCACGTCTTCCAGAGGACCCTGTCGCCCTGCCTCCCATTCCCTGGGGACAGGATAAATTGGACCGGCTTGACCTTGAGCACAAGcatctctcctctgctccctggaCAGGAGGCAGATCCGTGGGCAGTGGCCAGCGGCTCTCCTCCCGGCCACCCAGTGAGCAGTACAGCCAGCTGGGAAGCCACACGAGCCTGAGGGACGCTCCTACCTCCAAGGCCATTTCCTGGAAGTCGCTCCCAGTCCACTGGACGATGTTCCCCAGGATGAAGATGGGGCAGTAGGGATGCTCCGTGCTGTAGCGACAGGTCTTCAGATAGGACTCATTGCTGGTTGCCAGCACATTCATCCTGCATgtagggaagaggaaaagccaCCTTGTCTCCCTCTTTGCTTGCCTACACAGCCCACACCACCACGACTGCAGACACAAGACACTTCTCCAGCACCCCTTGTGCACAACAGAAAGGGCACCTTGCCAGCAGCCTCGTCACCCTGCGAGCCTCCCCGCTCTTGGCCCAGGGAAAGCAGTCTGCCCACACAAAACTGACCTCCAGGCCAGATGGGGACTAGATCAGTTGAATCTGGGCTCAAGAAATGACCCACATGGAGCAGGTTGCCAGAGTGCACCAGGGCTATCTGgttttctcaaggaaaaaaaaaaaaaaaaagaaaagatgctaGAAATGTCTAACTGAGCCTGGGTGAATAGCAAGAGCACAGTCCTTTCTacacttctttattttattcatattgtAGCAGCgaatgcaaacaaatatttttaaatttgcattttcccaGCCTTGTCCAGGCACCTTCATTTTTACGTTAGAGGAGGAATATGtgggagcagaagcagctcaggAACCTGACTATGCCCTGGCTGGTGGATAGATCCATGCGCTCATGGTGCCTCCCGTGCTGCAGGAGCCATCGCAGACCTCATCTGGTGAAGGACAGCTTTATCCCAGTTACTCTCTGGGAAGCTCCAAGCCCTCATTAGCTCCTTGTTCCCACACAGCTTGAAGCCAAAGGCCTCCCCTGCACCTTAGAAGCGGGAATATCCACCTCCTCAGGCAGGAGAAGGACAGTGGAGCAAACCAaggtttctgtttctgtgatggAGAGGATGGAGGGATCTCTGAGCACCTGCACTTACTTGGAGAACTTAAACTTGGGGAAGCGGATTGAGTTCTTGATGTAAACAGTGAAGTTTTCTGCGCTGGCGAGAAGCGGTGTGCTGGAAGAGAAGGGTTTGTTATCTGTTTTACGTTCGTACCCTGCCcacatgttttttaaactggaattgCCATTTTAGAAACAGCCAGGCTTCACCCCGTGGTGCTACGCCAGCCACGCCACTCTCCGCACACTGCCAGCAAGGAGTTGGGGAGAAGCGGGCAGGGTGAGGGGAAGCCCCGGGAGCTGGAAACAGCCCTGGGACAGCCAGTGAGCCAAgcaggggggagcagagggcCAGTCCTGCCAGGGGGCCATGCAGAGCTCCCGCCTGGGCTGAACAGCCAACGTTCAAGCAAGCGTCCAAGCAGAGGAAACCCAGAAACCGCCCTGAGTGACACACAAGCCAAGCGACTCAAGCTGGGAAACAGCACAGGATGGCCACGTACTTGGGCTTGGATCTTTTCTCCACTGGGCACCAGGCCAGTATCTCACAAGTCCCTTTGATGCTGTCCCCATCTTTCAAACAACGGCCTGTCTTAAcccctgcagcacagacatCACAGAAAAGGTCACACAGAGCAGCCACCTCCTCTTCTTGCCTACAGGGCTCACAAAAATCAGACGCTTTTCACTGCCACCCGAAgtcctcctccctgctgggaAAGGGCCTCTCAGCTGGAACAACCGCTCTCTTGTTGCTTCCCTGAGCAACCCGGGGTACTTTGGCCCAGCCACCACAGAGCTGTACGCACGGCAGCAATCTTAATAAAAGatagtaaagaaaagaaagtcctTGCCGCTCTCTGTCATCAGGGATCTCTGGGGTTGTAAGCAGGCTGATGCCTCTGAAGGAGCCCACCTCTACCACAACCAGTACAGGAGGAGAGACCCTTCCCTTACCATTGCCAGCCACCACTGCTTCCCCCGCCGGGCAGTCCCCGTCCTTGTCACACAGGGCGTCGGGAATGCTGGCACTCTGCGAAGTGGAAGAGGACAGAAGTGAGACCTGTGACAGGACACGAGACTCAGAGGGGTAAGGAAGTGCTGCTGATCTGGGGTGAATCCTCCATAGAATGGTGAACACTGAAAACGTGCAGCTGAAGTGGTAACTGCAGGTCGCGTGCAAACAGCCCGACAGCATCCCACCACCAGCAACACCGTGGTCCAGCTATGCCGTCCTGCTTTTGGGCTCTGCTCAGTCTGGAGAGGGACAGgctatggaaaaaacccaaacagcatCTACCACTCACCAAAACTGAGGGGGAGGCCACAGTACTTCACCTTAAGAGGTAACCCTACCCATGATTTAAGCTACAAGCTCTCTGAGCTCAACATTACCCTTCTCTCAGCTGCACACCGGGTACATGCAGCCACTAGAGGACAGCCGCGTCCTGAACAAACAAACTGTGCTCTCAGCCTGGGCTTGTGATACGGAAAATCAATCATTGCTACCTGGAGACAACGCTCCCTGAACCACATCTCCACAGAGGACATTTCAACATGACACGGTTTGAAAGACTTCCCATGTCCTGAAGGTAACAAAAGCCTGAATGTTCAGCCCTTCCCAGGATGGGGCTCTTAGAAAGTCCCCTCTACCCATAACTCAAAGTTGTTTTCCCATGGCCTTTTCTGACCCTGAGCAATCACTGCTCTGGTCTCATCTCCAGCTGGGCAGATGTCCAACACCTTCAACTAAAGCCAGCAAGACTCTACATGACCAGTGCCTCTGGAAATTAAGACAGCTGAACCTCCCAGGTTTGCAGTAACCAGTCTGATTTTCCCCACCGAGATATTACACTACAGAGAAAAACCGTTCGCCTTCCATCCTTCCTGTGTTTGTTGCTCCCCGGGTGTCCTCTGTCAGTTCTTACCCCTGGTTTTGTAGGGGTCTGGGGGCCAAGGGGCTCAGTTCTTCCTACCTCAGGACACGTGGCTTGCCTCTGGTTTGGGGTCACAATCAGATTCGTCATGACAAAGAAGACACTTTCACCCTAGAATAAACAAAGTAAGGCAGGAAgtcagaaaatctgttttactcCTGAAGTACGTGTTACAAGGAGGATGCAGTTATCTGCAGAACAGTAACAGCTCCCTCTCTCCTGATGCTTTTCAGGCTGAGATACAACAGTGCCCTTTGTCTGGATATTTGTCTGGATGAGGCTGGTGGGTCTCTGTGGCTGAAGGGGTTCTGCTTCGGAGACCGCGTTAGTTTGCTGAGCAGGACGGCCGAGCCTTGCCTTGCTGGCTGCTCGGCAAGCGCTTGTCCTCCTATTCCATCAGGAACCCTGATTAGGGATCAAAAGTCCCTGCGGGCGTTTGCTCTCAGCCAGGGTCGGGCTGGACCCCAGCTGCGCTGTTACAAGCCCAATCTCACGGAGCGAGAGCAGGGCACAGTGCAGGATTGAGTGGACACGCAATAAACCAAAACCGAGCACTTCTAGCACGGCTGTAATAGAGAGACTACAGATCATTTTATTGAGCCATTAGGATGACTGTCTGGGATGTGCGAGGAGAGACTTGGCTGCATTTTTATCCCCTAAATCCTTATTTCTGACAGCGTTGTGTTCCTCTGTATTTAGGGAAAGCCACAATATGCATGGCTGACTCCTGTTCCGGAGCCTTCCCTTCTTTATACATTTATAGCTTCTATTTGAGCCCTTCCCCACATTAAGcaaaaagtttaaataattaACTCTTCCCCATACTGGTTTTCCCTCAACAACCAACCACCAACAGaaaccacaggaaaaacaagCCTGAAGACAGTTATACAGTCAGCCAGATGGGAGAGAAAGCAGCTTACCATGGCACTGCAGGTGGAGGCTCGTTTAACACTCGGAAGTGAAATGACTGCAGAAATAAACCACGTGCTTCTACCATTTCTGCTCTGTACCATGCGCaggtgggaaagggaggagggtcAGTAACAGCACCAGGCTGCGGCTACAGGAACACGGGTCGTCTCTGGACAGCCCCCGGCACTGGGGAGCCTGACCCTCGTCATGCCGAGGGGACACGCACAACCATCAGAGCCAGCCCACAGTCCTGGCACGGGGCAGGGCAGCCCTGAGCATCTTGGACAACATACCCTCACGCACAACAGGAACCAGCGGCGTGCCAGGCCCTGCCACCTGTAACACTGGTTGCTTGTGCGAGTGAGCACCTGGTGATAAAATACCTGATCAGGAGCAAACTCTGGACACCCAACCCCGCAAGGCTGCTTGGATGCTGCAAACCTGCCAGAGAACAAGCCCAGGAGAGCAACAGGTGAAGGATCCACCAGGTGAATCCCTGCTCTGCATTCAGCTTAACCCCAAAGCGCCACTGGTTCACCCTGTCCAAGGGCGTTCTCGGCCCTCACTGTGAATTTCAGTAAGCTGAGCACTGTTTATTCCGGAGTCTCTCAGAAACCCCCTTCCAgcacacagccctgcctgctccacaGAAGAATCAGAGATCTCAGGTTTCTGTCCATGGGAGCAGAGCTCGGTGCTCTCGCACTCGCCTGGCTCGCTCTCCTACCTTCGCTGTGCTTTATGGGGGGTGGGTTTACCCCACATCCCACCAGCACTTTGGGACACAGGGACGTCTGTCCTCAGCAGAAAGGACATGTCGGTCAGCAGCCGCACTGGTGGACTCTGGAGAGCTGCCCAATGCTCTGTGGAGGAGACGGGGTTTCTCCCAGCCCTCATCGCCTCCTGCTCCACTACCCGGGTCTCTCCAGCACAACCAGCCCATCCAGCCCCACCAGGACAGCGCAGGGCTCTCCCtccaaagcaaaatgagagaTTACGCAGTAGTAAGCAGAGCAAGTCACAGCGCATTAATTCCTAAAAACCCACGTGGGACGCATCTCACGGCTGACCTGAGATATTCAGTGGATGAACAGCACATGGAGCAGGAAAGCTCATGAGATGTCTACGTTTGCGTTCACAGTCCACAGAAGTGGCTGAGTTCCACTGTGAGCCCAGGGTCTAACATcaccagggctgctggaggctgaTGTACGCTGGGGCAGGCTGCAGTAGTGCTGGATTCAATATTGTAGACTGATTGCCCAGTCATGTTTGGCTTCATGATGCCACAGCCCAGACATCTGCGTTGCAGAGCACACCAGCCCAGAGGCAGAGACAGCTATCTTTACTCAGTAAGTCAACAAGCAGTAACAAGAATATTGAGTCACAGGAGTAACATCTGACAAGTTAAAATACCGGTCAACATCATCATTTCATTTTTGGGTGTAAACACCAGCCACCTGCCAAGCATCCCAGGGCTTCAACACAGCTTGAACAAGATGCACCACAAGCACAAGCACGCTGCCTGGCTTTCCTGCTGCACAGCACATGTTGGTCTGAGACCAACAGCTTGCAGTGAGGCTTTGCATTGAAATTGgtggagctgcagagcacagatCCACAGGTAAACACAGGCTGCAGAAGGAGGAAGGTGAAGCCTTATTTTATGGACAGACAAGTAAATTGTTCCATTTACCGCTTTCTGCCTCCTGTCAAGCACAAGACCCTGATTTTCCCCTCACACCTTTCCATGCACACGTGGTGGACACTAGCAGGGAAAGCACAAACAGGCCCTGGCAAGCACAGCTGGGCAATTTCCAACCTGGTGCCACATCTGCTGCCGTCTTTTCCCCTTAAGCACCAGCTATGCATCTCACTGTCCAAGTCAAGGAAGCAGCAAGGCAGGTTTAGCCAGACACATTTCAAGCAACCCTCATCACTCAAATTGCACCACGTTTTCTTTCCATGTCCCAGCccctctgggctgccccatGCATGCCCGCTCTAGCTCACACTTTGCTCAGCTGAGCAGTCCCACTGAAGTCCACAGGACTTCTTGGCAAGTTCCACTTGCCAAGTATCATGGACCTTTGTGAGAGAGACAAGGCTGCTTTCATATTTGCTGAAAAGACCTAAGAGAAGGCACAGCGCTGTTTCCTTGTAGCCCACCTCCTGCTTATTCATAGGAAAGACCTGGCTACATCACTGCAGCCTTTCCACCAGCAGCCACGCTGGAAGATGTCTTTCTAGCTGGATGGCAGAGACGACAGCAGCAGGGTGATGCCAACCTGTGGAGGGATGACGTAGTCTGCAACATCCCACAGCCTCTCCCCCAGCTCTGAGGTGTTGGTGAAGGCTACCCCTTTCAGCTTGGTGATGACAGAGCTCTGGAGGGATGTGTCCGTGTCCTGGTAGCCTTTCTTGACAACAAACACCCACCTGTAAAgacacagcaggcagcagcattaGTAAGTGGGGTCAGGGAACAAGTTAGCCAAAGAAGATTTACACCAAGGCCAAACACCATTCAAGGGCAAATCAAAACATGCCTGTGATGCCAAACTCTCTGCAACTACTACTACAAATTTAGAGTAAACTCTTTGACACAAGCTGCACCCATCTACAGTGCAGAGAAAGAGTCAGGACCAAGACCCCACGTGCAAGGAAAGGCGTAATAACTGGTCACAggataaaaccccaaaccttccACCTCCCTGTGCTGTGCTTAGCAACTTCAGTGGAAACAGGGGAGGATATCCTGTGTTCTTcaaggtgaaaaataaaataagcttttgcAAGTCGCAGTGAAGAGTGTGGTTGGTTTCACAAATATCTGAGTCGCTCCCATCTCAGCACCTGCCATTAGGCTCCCAGTCCAGCAGCAGACCTTGGCTGGAGAGGTGCAACTCCTGCAGGTGATCTGGATATCACCAACAGAAATCTGTAGGGAATATTCTCAGCTGGATACAAGATCTTTTGTAAGCCAGTGCGATGGTAACAACCCAACTGCACCCTGGCCTCTGCACTGGGCTTCAGGCTTCTTGCTGGCACAcctggaagagctgctgctttgctaaGCACCCCAGGGAAAGGTTTTGCTTGCTTCTTCCCACTGGAAACAGCAAGAGGTCCATATTAGTGGGTGAAAACCTCTCTGGGTTAAATGAAATGCCAAGACAACAAATCACGCGGACCCTTGAAGAAGCTAAGGGTGCCGGGGCAGGTTTTGGGGGAGGGACGCAGGCTGCATCTGCTGGCACAGCTCCTCTTTGCAGTGTGCTGACCTGGAGTGCACTACTGCATGCAGAAAGGGAAAGTGGCCAACTTGGGCTGAGCAGCACTGACATATGTTGCCCGTTATCTGCTACTTGTGACAAACATGAATAATAACATTCCCCACCACTGTGAAGTTTCCCACTTTCCTATTTTCCCCGAGAACaatgtttttctctcccagGAGGGCTCAAAAGCAGACCCTTACATTTTCCACAGCAAATTGGGGAAGAAACGGCAGCTGCAAGCAAGAGACAATCCAGAGGGGTTTGACGATCACAAGCCCCGCACCAGCCCCTGAACAGGTACA
This region includes:
- the P2RX5 gene encoding P2X purinoceptor 5 isoform X3, whose translation is MGQVAWKGLFLSLFDYKTEKYVIAKNKKVGILYRVVQLSILAYLVGWVFVVKKGYQDTDTSLQSSVITKLKGVAFTNTSELGERLWDVADYVIPPQGESVFFVMTNLIVTPNQRQATCPESASIPDALCDKDGDCPAGEAVVAGNGVKTGRCLKDGDSIKGTCEILAWCPVEKRSKPNTPLLASAENFTVYIKNSIRFPKFKFSKMNVLATSNESYLKTCRYSTEHPYCPIFILGNIVQWTGSDFQEMALEGGVIGIQIEWNCDLDKAPSECNPHYSFSRLDNKFAEKSVSSGYNFRFAKYYRDSEGIDYRVLIKAYGIRFVVMVNGKAGKFNIIPTIINIGSGLALMGVGAFLCDLVLLYLIKKSNFYRGKKYEEVKSSSRKSLSNPTLNGNQSPDQLDRL
- the P2RX5 gene encoding P2X purinoceptor 5 isoform X4, whose translation is MGQVAWKGLFLSLFDYKTEKYVIAKNKKVGILYRVVQLSILAYLVGWVFVVKKGYQDTDTSLQSSVITKLKGVAFTNTSELGERLWDVADYVIPPQGESVFFVMTNLIVTPNQRQATCPESASIPDALCDKDGDCPAGEAVVAGNGVKTGRCLKDGDSIKGTCEILAWCPVEKRSKPNTPLLASAENFTVYIKNSIRFPKFKFSKMNVLATSNESYLKTCRYSTEHPYCPIFILGNIVQWTGSDFQEMALEGGVIGIQIEWNCDLDKAPSECNPHYSFSRLDNKFAEKSVSSGYNFRFAKYYRDSEGIDYRVLIKAYGIRFVVMVNGKAGKFNIIPTIINIGSGLALMGVGAFLCDLVLLYLIKKSNFYRGKKYEEVK
- the P2RX5 gene encoding P2X purinoceptor 5 isoform X2, giving the protein MSSPVPEEALGDISRQCTGTGSPRKGMLGSDPSLLLDLLLVRWVFVVKKGYQDTDTSLQSSVITKLKGVAFTNTSELGERLWDVADYVIPPQGESVFFVMTNLIVTPNQRQATCPEVGRTEPLGPQTPTKPGSASIPDALCDKDGDCPAGEAVVAGNGVKTGRCLKDGDSIKGTCEILAWCPVEKRSKPNTPLLASAENFTVYIKNSIRFPKFKFSKMNVLATSNESYLKTCRYSTEHPYCPIFILGNIVQWTGSDFQEMALEGGVIGIQIEWNCDLDKAPSECNPHYSFSRLDNKFAEKSVSSGYNFRFAKYYRDSEGIDYRVLIKAYGIRFVVMVNGKAGKFNIIPTIINIGSGLALMGVGAFLCDLVLLYLIKKSNFYRGKKYEEVKSSSRKSLSNPTLNGNQSPDQLDRL
- the P2RX5 gene encoding P2X purinoceptor 5 isoform X1 — translated: MGQVAWKGLFLSLFDYKTEKYVIAKNKKVGILYRVVQLSILAYLVGWVFVVKKGYQDTDTSLQSSVITKLKGVAFTNTSELGERLWDVADYVIPPQGESVFFVMTNLIVTPNQRQATCPEVGRTEPLGPQTPTKPGSASIPDALCDKDGDCPAGEAVVAGNGVKTGRCLKDGDSIKGTCEILAWCPVEKRSKPNTPLLASAENFTVYIKNSIRFPKFKFSKMNVLATSNESYLKTCRYSTEHPYCPIFILGNIVQWTGSDFQEMALEGGVIGIQIEWNCDLDKAPSECNPHYSFSRLDNKFAEKSVSSGYNFRFAKYYRDSEGIDYRVLIKAYGIRFVVMVNGKAGKFNIIPTIINIGSGLALMGVGAFLCDLVLLYLIKKSNFYRGKKYEEVKSSSRKSLSNPTLNGNQSPDQLDRL